The DNA sequence AAATTCGGGGCAGGGACATGGCCCGAGTGTACGCACGGCGCACGGGGCGGCCAAGTGGAATTGCTGGCGCCGGCAGGAGGATGGGCCGAAATTAAGTATACGCCTGGCGCAGCTTTCGGTAGCCACGAGGTGCCCCGTTGTTCGCCCTGCTCTCCCCGGAGTGGGCCGGAGGCGCGCGCTCGAGCGCGTTCCTGATGGCTTTGCTTGTCACGCTGCCGGCCGGCGTCGTCGCTCAGGGCGGCTCGCGAGCCACGGCCATCGCGGTGGTCCGCGCCGAGGTGGTCGAGTCCCTGCCTGCGCCGGACGTGGCGCTGTTCACGATGGCGCCGGACGACGCCGAGCGGCCCGGCCCCCGCGACGCGGCGCCGTCCGATGCCGGCACGGTGGGCCTCGCGATCCGCGTCGCGAAGGACGCCCACGTGGTAGTTTCGGGCTCCTGCCCCGTCGACTTTCGAAGGGACGTGCCGGGAGGTGGGCGCGTGGCGCTGGCGCTGGCGTCGCTCTGCCTCCGGTCCTCGCCGACGACGGTGACCATCAGACTCGAAGGATAGGATCCCATGGACCGAGCCGCGCAGCGGGCGCTGGAACGCCTCCAGTCGATGCCCGTCGCGGCTTTTTTCGACTTCCAGTTCGGCGAGCGCGACGACGAGCGCGCGACCGTTAGTGCTCCCACGGCCGATCGTTTTCTGCAGGTGGAAGACGTGGTCCACGGAGGCGTGCTGAGCACGCTGGCCGACACCGCCGCGGTCTACCTGATCCTGCCCACGCTGACCGACGGCCACGCCATGACCAGCATCGAGTTCAAGCTGAATTTCCTGCGCCCGGCGCGCGCGGGGCTGGGGGACGTGGAGGCTGTCGCGACCATGGTGAAGCGCGGCCGCACCGTGGCGGTGTCGAGCGTGGACGTGAGTCAGGGCGGAGAGCTGTGCGCGACGGGGCTCTTCACCTACCTGATCTGGAAGCCGTGAGAATCCTGATCTGCGGCTCGCCGGGATTGCCGAGGTCCATCACCACCTTCCAGGTGCCCTCGTGGAGGCGCCAGATGCTGACGTAGCGGCCTTCCACCGTTGCCGACCCTTCCTCCTCCGGGCCGCTCCTGCTCACATACGTGCCGGTCGTCCAA is a window from the Gemmatimonadota bacterium genome containing:
- a CDS encoding PaaI family thioesterase; translated protein: MDRAAQRALERLQSMPVAAFFDFQFGERDDERATVSAPTADRFLQVEDVVHGGVLSTLADTAAVYLILPTLTDGHAMTSIEFKLNFLRPARAGLGDVEAVATMVKRGRTVAVSSVDVSQGGELCATGLFTYLIWKP